A single Drosophila miranda strain MSH22 chromosome XR, D.miranda_PacBio2.1, whole genome shotgun sequence DNA region contains:
- the LOC108151457 gene encoding 40S ribosomal protein S6-like has translation MKLNISYPVRGTQKLFVVVDEHSLRIFYDKRMGALVHADPLGPEWKGYVLRITGGNDKQGFPMMQGILTSERVRLLLKDGQPCYRARRDGERRRKSVRGCIVNLNISVLALVVVFKGENDIPGLTDITHPRRMGPKRASKIRKLFNLSNKDDVRRYVVRRQLPAKENKKATSKAPKIQRLITPAKLQRKRHFIAERKTRKTKEKAMAVEYAKLLALRKKESKARRQSQKRRRSLSERRSSTSA, from the coding sequence ATGAAGTTGAACATTTCGTATCCGGTGAGAGGCACCCAGAAGCTCTTTGTGGTAGTCGACGAGCACTCGTTGCGTATTTTCTACGACAAGCGCATGGGCGCTTTGGTTCATGCCGATCCCCTTGGCCCCGAGTGGAAGGGCTATGTGCTGCGCATCACCGGGGGCAACGACAAGCAGGGCTTCCCCATGATGCAGGGCATTTTGACATCGGAGCGTGTTCGTCTGCTGCTGAAGGATGGCCAACCGTGCTATCGTGCTCGTCGCGATGGCGAGCGCAGGCGCAAGTCCGTGCGCGGCTGCATCGTCAACTTGAACATCTCGGTGCTGGCTTTGGTGGTCGTCTTCAAGGGCGAAAACGACATTCCTGGACTCACGGACATTACCCATCCGCGTCGCATGGGTCCCAAGCGTGCCAGCAAGATTCGCAAGTTGTTCAATCTGTCCAACAAAGATGATGTTCGTCGCTATGTGGTGCGCCGCCAGCTGCCGGCCAAGGAGAACAAGAAGGCCACCTCCAAGGCCCCCAAGATACAGCGTCTGATCACGCCCGCCAAGTTGCAGCGCAAGCGCCACTTCATTGCCGAGCGCAAAACGCGCAAGACCAAAGAAAAGGCCATGGCCGTCGAGTATGCCAAATTGTTGGCCCTTCGCAAGAAGGAGTCGAAGGCTCGCCGCCAGTCGCAGAAGCGTCGTCGTTCGCTCTCCGAACGCCGTTCCtcaacttcggcctag
- the LOC108151454 gene encoding transmembrane protein 184B isoform X2: MSTTAASLIEAALNASSSLAASNSTVTTSTTSTTTVKPNTNYVVQVKDPMSAPLEPLLHVGDGIFLQTKTAQVLAGVCVWAALFITCQQIYQHLRWYTNPQEQRWIVRILFIVPIYATYSWISLLFFNSDNVYIYFFTVRDCYEAFVIYNFLSLCYEYLGGEGNIMSEIRGKPIKTSCLYGTCCLKGKTYTIGFLRFCKQATLQFCLVKPLVAFIIIFLQAFGHYHDGDWSADGGYIYITIIYNISVSLALYGLYLFYFATRDLLTPFEPVLKFCTIKSVIFLSFWQGVGLAILEKANVISPIVDSAGTVATEAGTVSAGYQNFFICIEMLFAAIALRYAFPYQVYARSCISDGHGRSVTMQSISSSLKETMNPKDIMTDAIHNFHPQYQQYTQYSSEVTSAQRYEKL; encoded by the exons ATGAGCACAACGGCCGCCAGTCTCATTGAGGCGGCTCTAAATGCCAGCAGCAGCTTGGCTGCTAGCAACTCAACGGTGACAACATCAACAACAAGCACAACAACAGTGAAACCCAATACCAATTACGTTGTCCAGGTGAAGGATCCAATGAGTGCGCCCCTCGAGCCACTGCTCCACGTGGGCGATGGGATATTCCTGCAAACGAAGACCGCCCAGGTGCTAGCGGGTGTCTGTGTATGGGCCGCACTATTCATCACCTGTCAACAG ATCTATCAGCATCTGCGCTGGTACACAAATCCTCAGGAGCAGCGGTGGATTGTACGCATACTGTTCATTGTGCCCATCTATGCGACATACTCGTGGATCAGTTTGTTGTTCTTCAACTCGGATAATGTCTATATATACTTTTTCACAGTAAGAGATTGCTACGAAG CCTTTGTCATTTACAACTTCTTGTCGCTGTGCTATGAATACCTCGGCGGCGAGGGTAATATTATGTCGGAGATACGTGGTAAACCCATCAAGACCTCTTGTTTGTACGGCACCTGCTGCCTGAAGGGCAAGACCTACACGATTGGCTTCCTGCGCTTCTGCAAGCAGGCCACATTGCAATTCTGTTTGGTAAAGCCACTGGTGGCGTTTATCATTATATTTCTGCAGGCCTTTGGGCACTATCATGATGGTGACTGGAG TGCCGATGGTGGTTATATTTACATCACAATCATCTACAACATTTCCGTATCGCTTGCCCTGTATGGACTGTATCTGTTTTACTTTGCCACACGTGATCTTTTGACTCCGTTCGAGCCCGTCTTGAAGTTCTGCACCATCAAATCGGTGATATTCTTGTCGTTTTGGCAGGGCGTGGGCCTGGCCATACTGGAGAAGGCGAATGTGATCTCGCCCATTGTGGACAGTGCGGGCACTGTGGCCACAGAGGCGGGCACTGTTTCGGCCGGCTATCAGAACTTTTTCATATGCATTGAAATGCTTTTCGCTGCGATTGCGCTGCGCTATGCGTTCCCCTATCAG GTATATGCACGCAGCTGCATTAGCGATGGCCATGGGCGTTCTGTTACCATGCAGTCGATTTCTAGCAGTCTAAAG GAAACCATGAATCCAAAGGATATTATGACAGATGCTATACACAACTTCCATCCGCAATATCAGCAGTACACGCAATACAGTTCAG AAGTAACCTCGGCGCAGCGTTACGAAAAGCTCTAA
- the LOC108151455 gene encoding rho GTPase-activating protein 17, with translation MAALGLLMLVGVHGTTIISIKYPQTLLQQQKAGGDVGLEHPQPAKRDLSLSYAATNIDSKEGTRVKTITVIKNVGGVGGEVQRQQQKLAIDPSLHQNEDWASAFRDNFDSYGALPDVPDIDDLFEFVNRKKPDEAPKKALETEPKPKPKPKPVEETTTRKAVSEQSESSGSSSSSGSGSTSTSNSDSDEAVVEKIKGDAELLPHIKQANILRLQAAQARASMESRLKTRESLIAVNYSTPMHQVTQYFDNYVQAVPNGYDYSKPCVPPPGGISYQVTTPSGRTYDIPQSNSSGTGGGNHPYLAPSLTKKTQIPPQAPAQPQQPQGQQPQPQQPPNYSSVNSIVPPVGNPPPQPQTQPPFQQQPQPQPQQPSGGILPPLPAVANGISTSQRPYVAPRLRNNGLGISRGPVSPSPPLGSPPQQTPSFRSGIFGGGGGPNRPNTLRSRGLKY, from the coding sequence GGCTGGAGCATCCGCAGCCGGCAAAGCGGGACCTTAGCCTGAGCTATGCGGCCACCAATATTGATTCCAAAGAGGGGACACGAGTCAAGACCATCACCGTGATCAAGAATGTGGGTGGCGTCGGCGGTGAAgtgcagaggcagcagcagaagctggCCATCGATCCGTCACTGCATCAGAACGAGGATTGGGCGAGTGCATTTCGTGATAACTTTGACTCCTATGGGGCCCTGCCCGATGTCCCCGATATAGACGATTTGTTTGAGTTTGTTAATCGCAAGAAGCCCGACGAGGCACCGAAGAAGGCACTGGAAACGGAGCCCAAACCCAAGCCAAAGCCCAAGCCCGTAGAGGAGACGACCACCAGGAAGGCCGTCAGCGAGCAGAGCGAGAGTagtggcagcagcagtagtAGCGGTAGCGGTAGCACTAGCACCAGCAACAGTGACAGCGATGAGGCAGTGGTGGAGAAGATCAAGGGTGATGCCGAGCTGCTGCCACACATTAAACAGGCGAATATCCTACGTCTGCAGGCGGCCCAGGCACGCGCATCCATGGAGAGTCGCCTGAAGACACGCGAGTCCCTAATAGCCGTCAACTACTCGACGCCCATGCACCAGGTGACGCAGTACTTTGACAACTATGTCCAGGCAGTGCCCAATGGCTACGATTACTCCAAGCCATGCGTTCCTCCGCCTGGGGGTATTAGCTACCAGGTGACGACGCCCTCGGGACGCACCTACGACATACCGCAGAGCAATAGCAGTGGCACAGGAGGCGGCAATCATCCCTACTTGGCACCGTCGCTTACGAAGAAGACGCAGATTCCGCCACAGGCTCCGGCACAGCCCCAACAGCCGCAGgggcagcagcctcagcctcaaCAGCCGCCTAATTACTCCTCGGTAAACTCGATTGTGCCGCCCGTTGGCAATCCTCCTCCTCAGCCACAGACGCAGCCTCCGtttcagcagcagccgcagccccagccccagcagcCAAGTGGTGGAATACTGCCGCCTCTTCCGGCAGTCGCCAATGGGATCTCCACCAGCCAGCGGCCCTATGTGGCGCCGAGGCTGCGCAACAATGGCCTTGGCATCAGTCGGGGACCGGTGTCACCTTCGCCACCGCTAGGCTCGCCGCCCCAGCAAACGCCCAGCTTCCGCTCTGGCATCTTtggaggcggtggcggcccaaATCGTCCAAACACGCTGCGTTCACGTGGCCTAAAGTATTGA
- the LOC108151454 gene encoding transmembrane protein 184B isoform X1 — translation MSTTAASLIEAALNASSSLAASNSTVTTSTTSTTTVKPNTNYVVQVKDPMSAPLEPLLHVGDGIFLQTKTAQVLAGVCVWAALFITCQQIYQHLRWYTNPQEQRWIVRILFIVPIYATYSWISLLFFNSDNVYIYFFTVRDCYEAFVIYNFLSLCYEYLGGEGNIMSEIRGKPIKTSCLYGTCCLKGKTYTIGFLRFCKQATLQFCLVKPLVAFIIIFLQAFGHYHDGDWSADGGYIYITIIYNISVSLALYGLYLFYFATRDLLTPFEPVLKFCTIKSVIFLSFWQGVGLAILEKANVISPIVDSAGTVATEAGTVSAGYQNFFICIEMLFAAIALRYAFPYQVYARSCISDGHGRSVTMQSISSSLKETMNPKDIMTDAIHNFHPQYQQYTQYSSGGKNSRGIRVSSYDPDDPNSGGGGALQEASQHQQPTSGGYNAVASGPLASKTLGNQRKFAPGGQRVATISQNYNEKTMLLSSDDEYQ, via the exons ATGAGCACAACGGCCGCCAGTCTCATTGAGGCGGCTCTAAATGCCAGCAGCAGCTTGGCTGCTAGCAACTCAACGGTGACAACATCAACAACAAGCACAACAACAGTGAAACCCAATACCAATTACGTTGTCCAGGTGAAGGATCCAATGAGTGCGCCCCTCGAGCCACTGCTCCACGTGGGCGATGGGATATTCCTGCAAACGAAGACCGCCCAGGTGCTAGCGGGTGTCTGTGTATGGGCCGCACTATTCATCACCTGTCAACAG ATCTATCAGCATCTGCGCTGGTACACAAATCCTCAGGAGCAGCGGTGGATTGTACGCATACTGTTCATTGTGCCCATCTATGCGACATACTCGTGGATCAGTTTGTTGTTCTTCAACTCGGATAATGTCTATATATACTTTTTCACAGTAAGAGATTGCTACGAAG CCTTTGTCATTTACAACTTCTTGTCGCTGTGCTATGAATACCTCGGCGGCGAGGGTAATATTATGTCGGAGATACGTGGTAAACCCATCAAGACCTCTTGTTTGTACGGCACCTGCTGCCTGAAGGGCAAGACCTACACGATTGGCTTCCTGCGCTTCTGCAAGCAGGCCACATTGCAATTCTGTTTGGTAAAGCCACTGGTGGCGTTTATCATTATATTTCTGCAGGCCTTTGGGCACTATCATGATGGTGACTGGAG TGCCGATGGTGGTTATATTTACATCACAATCATCTACAACATTTCCGTATCGCTTGCCCTGTATGGACTGTATCTGTTTTACTTTGCCACACGTGATCTTTTGACTCCGTTCGAGCCCGTCTTGAAGTTCTGCACCATCAAATCGGTGATATTCTTGTCGTTTTGGCAGGGCGTGGGCCTGGCCATACTGGAGAAGGCGAATGTGATCTCGCCCATTGTGGACAGTGCGGGCACTGTGGCCACAGAGGCGGGCACTGTTTCGGCCGGCTATCAGAACTTTTTCATATGCATTGAAATGCTTTTCGCTGCGATTGCGCTGCGCTATGCGTTCCCCTATCAG GTATATGCACGCAGCTGCATTAGCGATGGCCATGGGCGTTCTGTTACCATGCAGTCGATTTCTAGCAGTCTAAAG GAAACCATGAATCCAAAGGATATTATGACAGATGCTATACACAACTTCCATCCGCAATATCAGCAGTACACGCAATACAGTTCAG GTGGCAAGAACTCGCGTGGCATACGCGTCTCCAGCTACGATCCCGACGATCCGAACTCTGGCGGCGGTGGAGCATTGCAGGAGGCCTCACAGCATCAGCAGCCGACCAGCGGTGGCTACAACGCAGTGGCCAGTGGACCCCTGGCCTCAAAGACGCTGGGAAACCAAAGGAAATTCGCACCGGGGGGACAGCGTGTGGCAACGATTAGCCAGAACTACAATGAGAAGACCATGCTGCTAAGCAGCGACGATGAGTACCAGTAG